A portion of the Granulosicoccus antarcticus IMCC3135 genome contains these proteins:
- a CDS encoding exopolyphosphatase produces MTDYFRLVTRSDFDGLVCAVLLKHIDLIDDIEFVHPKDMQDGKIDIGARDITTNLPFVAGAHLVFDHHESETQRNDTSVANYVIDADAPSAARVVWKHYGGHDTFPARWDEMMEAVDKADSAQFSMQEVLEPTGWEMLNMLMDSRTGLGRFREFTISNYALMMSLIDHCKESTIEQILQLPDVRERVELYEEHKQAFKDQVYRCSTVHENLVVLDLRDEEVIYPGSRFSIYALFPQCNISIHRLWGFRQQNTVFATGKSIFDRSCKTHVGELMLKYGGGGHAAAGTCQIDNDNADTVVAELIAQINANEVVFAKAS; encoded by the coding sequence ATGACGGACTATTTTCGACTCGTAACCCGTAGCGATTTTGATGGATTGGTTTGTGCGGTATTGCTCAAGCATATTGACCTGATCGATGACATAGAGTTTGTGCACCCAAAGGATATGCAGGATGGCAAGATCGATATCGGAGCGCGCGATATCACAACCAACCTGCCTTTCGTGGCAGGTGCTCATCTGGTGTTTGATCATCATGAATCGGAGACCCAGCGCAACGATACGAGCGTAGCCAACTACGTCATTGATGCCGATGCGCCTTCGGCGGCCCGCGTTGTGTGGAAGCACTATGGTGGGCATGACACTTTTCCTGCGCGTTGGGATGAGATGATGGAGGCGGTGGACAAGGCTGATTCTGCTCAGTTCAGCATGCAGGAAGTGCTGGAACCCACGGGTTGGGAGATGCTGAATATGCTGATGGACTCGCGTACCGGTCTTGGCAGGTTCAGGGAGTTCACTATTTCCAACTACGCTCTGATGATGTCTCTGATCGATCACTGCAAGGAATCAACCATCGAACAGATTCTGCAACTGCCTGATGTCCGGGAAAGGGTTGAGCTGTATGAGGAGCATAAGCAAGCCTTCAAGGACCAGGTATATCGTTGCAGTACCGTGCATGAGAACCTGGTTGTACTGGATCTGCGTGATGAGGAAGTGATCTATCCGGGCAGTCGGTTCAGCATCTACGCCTTGTTCCCGCAGTGCAATATCTCGATTCACAGATTGTGGGGGTTTCGTCAGCAAAATACCGTGTTTGCCACAGGTAAGTCCATCTTCGATCGCAGCTGCAAAACGCATGTGGGTGAATTGATGCTCAAATATGGTGGGGGCGGGCACGCAGCTGCCGGAACATGCCAGATTGATAATGACAATGCCGACACGGTTGTTGCTGAACTGATTGCTCAGATCAATGCCAATGAGGTGGTTTTCGCCAAAGCCAGCTGA
- a CDS encoding RNA-binding S4 domain-containing protein, whose translation MSEQTASQSALPADTNQIQVVLRSQPVELYKILKFEGLASSGAEAKQLIDEGLVLVNGEAEYRRRRKIMDNDWIQFEGQQYRMIADGDI comes from the coding sequence ATGTCCGAACAAACAGCTTCGCAATCCGCCTTACCGGCTGACACAAACCAGATTCAGGTCGTCCTGCGTAGCCAGCCTGTTGAGCTCTACAAGATCCTCAAGTTCGAGGGCCTGGCCAGTAGCGGTGCGGAAGCCAAACAACTGATTGATGAGGGGTTGGTGCTGGTCAACGGCGAGGCTGAATACCGTCGTCGAAGAAAGATCATGGACAATGACTGGATTCAGTTCGAAGGCCAGCAGTATCGGATGATTGCCGATGGCGATATCTGA
- a CDS encoding hybrid sensor histidine kinase/response regulator, whose product MAISESPTALPESHGDKLWQRDQEIQVAKFMLLCGNLGWVIVGTLVTGLALFVAAKDQMPLSQRLPWITMLLLLIAVRVVMLRYWLRVPTTSGNVNARIVLATSLSTCLAILFGLFGYLAVSENSPLTNLLVIMVSTGMVASASAAISHMLPMFMLYIFPLMLPVAYRMTQFEQAGYHWIAGLIILYLVVCVGTSRNIRASIMQSINIRFDNQNLLGSLRDEKQRAEVALKSEEQANLAKSKFLAAASHDLRQPLHSLRLFTATLELQTRNTQHKTLVSQIDSSVKSLEDLFNALLDISKLDAGTLSVEKNHVFLDSLLSQIEGEFKPLAHEKQLHFNVELADHVIFTDALLLERLIRNLCSNAIRYTDAGGVDVQTRVEDDRVFITISDTGVGIPEADHVRVFDEFVQLGNVERDRNQGIGLGLSIVRRLSNLLGLDVKVQSEPGKGSTFTVGVSLGDRAQCEHMARFPADSGEAVDSLFVLVIDDEEEVCLAIEGLLETWGCIVMTATSGDTALQQLDEIGEVPDVLVSDYRLRQGETGGDVIRRIRTHLQCEIPAVILTGDIAPDRLQDIKSLGFPMLHKPCEPEELRQLLASAAKTAPTSGFMKSLKDGAVAKVPGAAVPTLRVVEG is encoded by the coding sequence ATGGCGATATCTGAGAGTCCCACAGCCCTGCCAGAATCACACGGCGATAAACTCTGGCAAAGGGATCAGGAAATTCAAGTAGCCAAGTTCATGTTGCTGTGCGGCAATCTGGGCTGGGTTATTGTCGGTACTCTCGTAACCGGACTGGCACTCTTCGTCGCTGCAAAGGATCAGATGCCTTTGAGTCAGCGTCTGCCCTGGATCACCATGTTGCTATTGCTGATCGCCGTCAGAGTTGTAATGTTGCGGTATTGGCTGCGTGTTCCGACAACGTCTGGCAATGTGAATGCCCGCATTGTACTGGCCACCTCGCTCTCTACCTGTCTGGCCATCCTGTTTGGCCTGTTTGGTTATCTGGCTGTCTCGGAAAACAGCCCATTGACCAATCTGCTCGTGATCATGGTCTCCACGGGCATGGTGGCATCAGCCTCGGCGGCAATCTCGCATATGCTGCCCATGTTCATGCTTTACATATTTCCTCTGATGCTGCCCGTGGCTTATCGCATGACGCAATTCGAGCAGGCGGGCTATCACTGGATTGCCGGTCTGATTATTTTGTACCTGGTTGTGTGCGTGGGCACCTCGCGCAATATTCGTGCATCGATCATGCAATCTATCAACATCCGCTTCGATAATCAGAATCTGCTCGGCAGCTTGCGTGATGAAAAGCAGCGTGCTGAGGTCGCTTTGAAGAGCGAAGAGCAGGCCAACCTGGCCAAGTCAAAATTTCTGGCAGCAGCCAGTCACGATCTGCGACAACCGCTGCACTCATTGCGATTGTTTACTGCAACGCTGGAATTGCAGACTCGAAATACTCAGCACAAGACCCTGGTCTCTCAGATCGATTCTTCTGTCAAGTCACTGGAAGATCTGTTCAACGCCTTGCTTGATATATCCAAGCTGGATGCCGGTACGCTATCCGTTGAAAAGAATCACGTGTTTCTGGATTCACTGTTGTCACAGATTGAAGGTGAATTCAAGCCACTGGCACATGAGAAGCAATTGCACTTCAATGTGGAGTTGGCAGATCATGTGATTTTTACGGATGCCTTGTTGCTGGAAAGATTGATCCGCAATTTGTGCAGTAATGCTATTCGTTACACCGATGCTGGTGGTGTGGATGTGCAAACTCGTGTTGAGGACGACCGGGTTTTCATTACCATCTCAGATACAGGGGTTGGTATTCCGGAGGCTGATCACGTTCGCGTCTTTGATGAGTTTGTGCAGCTGGGTAATGTAGAGCGAGACCGTAATCAGGGCATTGGTCTGGGCTTGTCCATTGTCAGGCGGTTGTCGAATCTGTTGGGCCTGGACGTCAAGGTGCAATCAGAGCCAGGCAAGGGCTCGACATTTACCGTGGGAGTGTCCCTGGGCGATCGGGCGCAGTGCGAGCATATGGCACGTTTTCCAGCTGACAGTGGTGAGGCGGTAGATTCGCTTTTCGTGCTGGTCATCGATGATGAAGAGGAGGTTTGTCTGGCCATCGAGGGTTTGCTGGAGACCTGGGGTTGCATTGTCATGACAGCAACATCGGGCGATACCGCTTTGCAGCAACTTGATGAGATCGGTGAAGTGCCCGATGTGCTGGTCAGTGACTACCGCCTGCGACAGGGAGAAACCGGTGGTGATGTGATACGTCGCATACGTACTCACCTACAGTGTGAAATACCGGCAGTGATACTGACAGGCGATATTGCACCCGACAGGTTGCAGGATATCAAGTCGCTCGGTTTTCCGATGTTGCACAAGCCCTGTGAGCCTGAAGAGTTGCGACAATTGCTGGCCAGTGCTGCCAAGACAGCGCCGACCAGCGGTTTCATGAAGTCGTTAAAGGACGGCGCAGTGGCAAAAGTGCCTGGCGCCGCCGTACCTACTCTGAGAGTCGTTGAAGGCTAA
- a CDS encoding alpha/beta hydrolase family protein, producing MTAVKQAPYGTWASPITADMLVTGGAVITEVVPDGDTVWWAESRPGEGGRVAIMRWFDGTAQEITPPEANVRTTVHEYGGGSWWAQNGTLWYVDHSDQRLRALTPGCEPLILSAEPPEPRAWRYADFRPTPDGHWLIGVAERHAIGADSDVPCQPENLIIAIASDGSGCSVDLASGSDFYGSPCLSPEGKALAWVQWEHPNMPWDDSSLKLATLQSSKGSIAISQVQHVAGGQDESIVEPAWSPDGTLHYLSDRSDLWQLYALGQSTPVFTADGEIGYPPWVHGLSRYGFDETGQVLAASFKGGIDHLPGFPEDTSFYSIRFSGNKLAFASASWSRELAVHFDGKIVSDPKPLPLSDGYLQAPEVISFPTGSDGSDEAHALYYAPANPEYSAPDNEKPPLIVLAHGGPTSAARSQISLAQRFWTSRGFAVVDVNYRGSSGFGRRYRQKLNGEWGIADVEDCVAVARFLVDRGDVDVQRLIIRGGSAGGFTVLSALAFHDLFTAGTSLYGVADLEALANDTHKFESRYLDNLIGSWPEDADIYAQRSPINHLDGFTAPMIVMQGSDDKIVPPNQSRMIVDALDARKLPVAYLEFAGEQHGFRQAATITTAIRSELSFYGRVFGFTPDGETVPVDIRNL from the coding sequence GTGACAGCCGTCAAACAAGCGCCCTACGGCACGTGGGCGTCACCGATAACCGCAGACATGCTGGTGACCGGTGGCGCAGTCATAACCGAAGTGGTGCCCGATGGTGACACTGTCTGGTGGGCAGAGTCACGTCCGGGTGAAGGTGGCCGGGTTGCCATCATGCGCTGGTTTGACGGCACCGCTCAAGAGATAACGCCGCCAGAGGCTAATGTGCGCACAACCGTACACGAATACGGCGGCGGCTCCTGGTGGGCACAGAACGGTACCTTGTGGTACGTGGATCACAGCGACCAAAGGCTGCGTGCACTTACCCCTGGTTGCGAACCACTCATACTCAGTGCCGAGCCACCCGAACCACGTGCCTGGCGCTATGCCGACTTTCGGCCGACACCGGACGGTCATTGGCTCATCGGTGTGGCTGAACGTCATGCTATTGGGGCAGACTCGGATGTACCCTGCCAACCTGAGAACCTCATCATCGCTATCGCCAGCGATGGTTCGGGATGCAGCGTCGATCTGGCCAGCGGCAGTGACTTCTACGGCTCGCCCTGCCTGTCCCCCGAGGGCAAGGCGCTGGCGTGGGTGCAGTGGGAACACCCGAACATGCCCTGGGATGATAGTTCCTTGAAGCTTGCAACGCTGCAAAGCTCAAAGGGTTCTATTGCCATCAGCCAGGTACAACACGTCGCAGGAGGACAGGATGAATCCATTGTCGAACCTGCCTGGTCGCCTGATGGCACCCTGCACTACTTGTCAGATCGTTCGGACCTGTGGCAACTGTATGCACTAGGCCAGAGCACACCCGTATTTACGGCAGACGGCGAGATTGGCTATCCACCCTGGGTACATGGCTTGTCCCGTTACGGCTTTGATGAAACAGGACAGGTGCTGGCTGCCAGCTTCAAGGGCGGCATCGATCACCTTCCCGGATTCCCTGAAGATACTTCGTTCTATTCCATACGCTTTAGTGGCAACAAGCTGGCCTTTGCCAGTGCTTCGTGGAGCCGGGAACTGGCGGTGCATTTTGACGGTAAAATCGTCAGTGATCCCAAGCCCCTACCACTATCGGATGGCTATCTGCAGGCACCGGAAGTTATCAGCTTTCCGACCGGCAGTGATGGTAGTGATGAGGCGCACGCCTTGTATTATGCACCTGCCAACCCTGAATACTCGGCCCCCGATAATGAAAAACCACCACTGATTGTTCTGGCCCATGGTGGCCCCACATCAGCGGCGCGCTCGCAGATTTCACTGGCACAACGTTTCTGGACCAGTCGCGGATTTGCGGTGGTAGATGTCAACTACCGTGGCAGCAGTGGCTTCGGACGACGTTACCGGCAAAAACTCAATGGCGAATGGGGAATAGCTGATGTCGAGGATTGCGTCGCAGTAGCTCGCTTCCTGGTGGATCGCGGCGATGTGGATGTACAACGGCTGATCATTCGTGGCGGCAGCGCTGGTGGCTTTACCGTGCTATCGGCCTTGGCCTTTCACGATCTGTTTACAGCCGGCACCAGTCTTTACGGGGTAGCCGACCTGGAAGCCCTGGCCAATGACACACACAAGTTCGAATCACGCTACCTCGATAATCTGATCGGAAGCTGGCCAGAGGATGCTGATATCTATGCACAGCGCTCACCTATCAATCATCTGGACGGATTCACTGCCCCCATGATCGTCATGCAGGGCTCTGATGACAAGATTGTGCCTCCCAATCAGTCACGCATGATTGTGGATGCTCTGGATGCGCGCAAATTGCCGGTAGCGTATCTGGAATTTGCTGGCGAGCAACACGGGTTCCGACAGGCTGCAACCATTACCACAGCCATTCGTTCCGAACTGAGCTTCTACGGTCGTGTATTCGGATTTACACCCGATGGCGAGACCGTCCCGGTTGATATTCGCAACTTGTAA
- a CDS encoding redoxin domain-containing protein, with the protein MSALTPKPVVGQPIPEFTFDLVGGGSMTVGKPIDDWMLLVIYRGKHCPRCKRYLNTLETMQAQFTEAGIKVVALSADTQERATMDVGEFGWTFPVGYGLSEADMRRLGVYITEPLSPDEAPARFSEPGIFCLRPDAEIQIVTISNGPAARPDLAELLDGMKFNITNNRPTRGTVV; encoded by the coding sequence ATGTCAGCATTGACTCCCAAGCCCGTTGTCGGCCAGCCCATTCCCGAATTCACTTTCGATCTTGTCGGTGGTGGCAGCATGACCGTTGGCAAGCCCATTGATGACTGGATGCTTCTGGTTATCTACCGCGGCAAGCATTGCCCACGCTGCAAGCGATACCTCAATACGCTGGAGACGATGCAGGCACAATTTACGGAAGCGGGTATCAAGGTTGTCGCACTTTCGGCAGATACACAAGAAAGAGCCACGATGGATGTCGGTGAATTTGGCTGGACCTTCCCGGTTGGTTATGGCCTGAGCGAGGCCGACATGCGCCGTCTGGGTGTCTACATCACAGAACCTTTAAGCCCTGATGAAGCTCCAGCACGTTTTTCAGAGCCTGGTATCTTCTGCCTGCGCCCGGATGCAGAAATTCAGATCGTCACCATTTCCAACGGACCTGCAGCGCGCCCTGATCTTGCAGAATTGCTCGATGGAATGAAATTCAACATCACCAACAACCGTCCTACTCGCGGTACCGTCGTTTAA
- a CDS encoding VOC family protein encodes MNSIIWYELLTSDPDAATAFYSKVLGWKTTDSGQADRDYRIFNKDDVAIGGLMALPAGAAEAGMPPGWLGYVGVKDVDVCVAGALATGGTEFMPAVDIPDVGRIALIGDPQGAALYLMSGSGTATSNSYAPGKPGHGGWHELHTSNWQEAWAFYSAQLDWQKAEEMDMGPMGTYLLFDDGSNVRMGGMFNNPMAPRAYWLYYFNVQNIDEANELVKAHGGTTLQGPIQVPTGDWIIQAFDPQGALFALVGPRTQAH; translated from the coding sequence ATGAACAGCATTATCTGGTACGAATTGTTGACAAGTGACCCTGACGCTGCAACAGCCTTCTATAGCAAGGTGCTGGGCTGGAAAACGACGGACTCCGGACAAGCGGACAGAGATTACCGCATATTCAACAAGGATGACGTTGCCATCGGAGGCTTGATGGCCCTGCCCGCTGGCGCTGCCGAGGCCGGCATGCCGCCTGGCTGGCTAGGGTACGTGGGTGTCAAAGACGTTGATGTGTGCGTTGCCGGTGCTCTGGCGACAGGCGGTACTGAATTCATGCCAGCGGTCGATATCCCGGATGTCGGACGCATCGCCCTGATCGGCGACCCGCAGGGCGCAGCCCTGTATCTGATGTCCGGATCTGGCACTGCAACGTCAAACTCCTATGCTCCAGGCAAGCCGGGTCATGGCGGCTGGCATGAACTGCATACCAGTAACTGGCAGGAAGCGTGGGCTTTTTACAGTGCGCAGCTTGATTGGCAAAAGGCTGAGGAAATGGACATGGGGCCGATGGGCACCTACCTGTTGTTCGATGATGGCAGCAATGTCAGAATGGGCGGCATGTTCAATAATCCGATGGCACCTCGAGCCTATTGGCTTTATTATTTCAATGTCCAGAACATCGACGAGGCTAACGAACTTGTCAAAGCCCACGGCGGCACAACGTTGCAAGGGCCCATACAAGTACCTACCGGTGATTGGATCATCCAGGCCTTTGACCCTCAAGGTGCCCTGTTTGCTCTGGTCGGACCACGTACTCAGGCTCATTGA
- a CDS encoding serine hydrolase domain-containing protein: protein MVATKDTEAALQRAFRILELQVQSGRIPGAVLGVTDRSGQHAIKACGLAEVKPQRRLLHEGTWFDLASLTKVIYTAPRILQLLEQQGISVDEPLIRLLPDLRQYDANAWERAVTFGECLSHQTQFPAVEPIYTYGRDAELLRAFVLQRQWTPTATPVYSDINYILLGLALERFHDARLWSMPAGGGFAFSAPADECAATEFCTWRKRLICGEVHDDNCSALQGAGHAGLFGTVASVLDHAQALLQGTGASTSVIKSMRTSISATRTLGWERPHPGWSGGDQCTDQTIGHTGFTGTGLWVDFGSDIAWTLLTNRIHPTRHADSGIVQLRRDISNAINAEEH from the coding sequence ATGGTCGCAACGAAAGACACAGAAGCGGCGCTGCAGCGCGCTTTCCGGATACTGGAACTGCAAGTGCAGTCCGGTCGCATTCCTGGTGCCGTGCTGGGGGTCACAGACCGTAGCGGTCAACATGCAATCAAGGCCTGCGGTCTGGCTGAAGTGAAGCCACAGCGGCGCTTGCTGCACGAGGGGACCTGGTTTGACCTGGCCTCGCTGACCAAGGTGATCTACACCGCGCCTCGTATACTGCAACTTCTGGAGCAACAGGGTATCTCCGTGGATGAGCCTCTGATTCGTTTGCTGCCCGATCTTCGACAGTATGATGCCAATGCCTGGGAGCGCGCAGTCACTTTTGGTGAGTGCCTGTCGCATCAAACGCAATTTCCGGCTGTCGAGCCTATCTATACGTATGGGCGTGACGCTGAACTGCTGCGCGCATTCGTGCTGCAGCGACAATGGACACCAACAGCCACACCTGTCTATTCCGATATCAATTACATCTTGCTGGGGCTTGCCCTGGAGCGTTTCCATGATGCCAGGCTGTGGTCCATGCCGGCAGGAGGCGGGTTCGCCTTCAGTGCGCCAGCCGACGAGTGTGCAGCAACCGAGTTCTGTACCTGGCGTAAACGCCTGATCTGTGGCGAGGTGCATGATGATAATTGCAGCGCCCTGCAAGGTGCCGGTCACGCCGGTTTGTTCGGCACCGTAGCTAGCGTGCTGGACCATGCGCAGGCTCTTTTACAAGGAACAGGCGCATCGACCTCCGTTATAAAATCAATGCGAACATCGATATCGGCAACTCGCACCCTGGGTTGGGAGCGGCCGCATCCGGGCTGGTCAGGCGGGGATCAGTGTACTGACCAGACGATCGGACATACCGGTTTTACAGGCACCGGACTGTGGGTGGATTTCGGATCGGATATAGCCTGGACGCTGCTGACCAACCGTATTCATCCAACGCGCCATGCTGACAGTGGCATTGTGCAATTGCGCCGCGATATCTCCAATGCCATCAATGCCGAGGAGCACTAG
- a CDS encoding anhydro-N-acetylmuramic acid kinase — protein MQATWAVGLMTGTVLDGNIDVALIRTDGRTVEAFGDYALKPYDEQTNQLLQQATMAAQSWQFAEQDPEVFALAERQLTLAQAHAVQQVVEDAGLSMCDIGVVGFHGQTVLHRAPTPTQVGATRQLGDGALMARTLDCTVVHDFRSADVAAGGQGAPLSAIYHQGLLESLNAGTDTAVLNLGGVANLSWTDHAGNLVAFDTGPANAPLNDFIASHGLGRMDRDGQLAATGKVDEDKLQVLLQHPYLQQTYPKSLDRFDFSAAMAQGLDVADGAALLTAFTAAAVGKALDLLPVRPSRLIVCGGGRHNPVLMKELCKRAAPHCELAEAFGWRGDAIEAECFGYLAMRVLGRLPLSFPSTTGVPAAMTGGVISQP, from the coding sequence ATGCAAGCTACCTGGGCCGTCGGCCTCATGACCGGCACTGTGCTGGACGGCAATATCGATGTCGCCCTGATCCGTACCGATGGTAGGACTGTCGAGGCTTTTGGTGACTATGCGCTGAAGCCCTATGATGAGCAAACCAACCAGTTATTGCAGCAAGCCACGATGGCTGCCCAGAGCTGGCAGTTTGCCGAGCAGGATCCGGAAGTTTTCGCATTGGCCGAGCGTCAGCTGACGTTGGCACAGGCCCATGCTGTTCAACAAGTGGTAGAGGATGCCGGTCTGTCGATGTGCGATATTGGTGTGGTTGGATTCCATGGTCAAACGGTTTTGCACAGGGCGCCAACACCCACGCAGGTGGGCGCGACCCGTCAGCTTGGGGATGGCGCACTGATGGCTCGCACACTGGATTGCACGGTGGTGCACGATTTTCGCTCGGCGGATGTGGCAGCAGGCGGCCAGGGGGCGCCTCTGTCAGCGATCTATCATCAAGGCTTGCTGGAGAGCCTCAATGCGGGAACCGATACTGCCGTTCTTAATCTGGGAGGTGTCGCCAATCTGAGCTGGACCGATCATGCTGGCAATCTGGTTGCATTTGATACCGGTCCTGCCAATGCGCCGCTGAACGACTTCATTGCCAGTCATGGACTGGGGAGAATGGACAGAGATGGCCAGCTTGCGGCAACCGGCAAGGTTGATGAGGACAAGCTGCAGGTATTGCTGCAACATCCTTATCTGCAGCAGACTTACCCGAAATCACTGGATCGGTTTGACTTCTCGGCCGCTATGGCACAAGGACTTGATGTTGCTGATGGGGCGGCGCTGCTGACAGCCTTTACCGCGGCGGCCGTCGGCAAGGCGCTGGATCTGTTGCCAGTTCGTCCGAGCCGGCTGATCGTTTGTGGCGGCGGGCGTCACAACCCGGTACTGATGAAAGAATTATGCAAAAGGGCGGCACCTCATTGCGAATTGGCAGAGGCGTTTGGTTGGCGAGGAGATGCCATCGAAGCTGAATGTTTCGGTTATCTGGCCATGCGGGTACTGGGGCGTTTGCCATTGAGTTTTCCTTCAACCACCGGCGTGCCTGCTGCCATGACAGGCGGCGTGATATCACAACCCTGA
- a CDS encoding phosphotransferase → MVTAMQERVIEFVKESLNASQVAVDEQLQALWGAQGFLLRLSTDVPGHETVIVKCIAPRSDSSHPRGWNTSRSFQRKTHSYEVECHWYEHFAQRCTPGCKVPQLLGIQREEHGSLILLEDLATEYPVLRNRLMVSEVAVCLRWLAEFHALFLDDAGEGLWSQGCYWHLETRPDEWQAMAEGPLKQAASWLDERLQKARFRTLVHGDAKVANFCFSDDMASVSAVDFQYVGKGCGMSDVVYLLGSCLSEADCRQHEQALLDSYFLHLSVCLPTSASAVEAEWRSLFAIAWADFHRFLMGWMPEHDKINPYTETLVGQALALSSSSSND, encoded by the coding sequence ATGGTCACTGCAATGCAGGAACGAGTCATTGAGTTTGTCAAAGAGTCACTGAATGCCTCGCAGGTGGCTGTGGATGAACAGTTGCAAGCGCTGTGGGGCGCTCAGGGCTTCTTGCTCCGTCTCAGCACGGATGTGCCGGGGCATGAGACGGTCATCGTCAAGTGCATTGCCCCGCGTTCTGACTCGTCTCATCCACGTGGTTGGAATACCTCACGCTCGTTTCAGCGCAAGACACACTCCTACGAGGTGGAATGCCATTGGTATGAACACTTTGCGCAACGTTGTACTCCAGGCTGCAAAGTACCGCAATTGCTGGGAATACAGCGTGAGGAGCATGGCAGTCTGATCCTGTTGGAAGATCTTGCCACCGAGTATCCCGTGTTGCGCAATCGCCTGATGGTGTCAGAGGTCGCTGTCTGCCTGCGCTGGCTTGCCGAGTTTCATGCCTTGTTTCTGGACGATGCCGGAGAGGGCCTTTGGTCGCAGGGCTGTTACTGGCATCTGGAGACTCGTCCCGATGAATGGCAGGCCATGGCTGAAGGTCCACTCAAGCAGGCGGCCAGCTGGTTGGACGAGCGTTTGCAAAAGGCTCGCTTCAGGACGCTGGTGCATGGTGATGCCAAGGTTGCCAATTTTTGCTTCAGTGATGACATGGCCTCGGTGTCGGCCGTTGACTTTCAGTACGTTGGCAAGGGCTGTGGTATGAGCGATGTCGTTTATCTGCTGGGAAGTTGTTTGTCCGAAGCAGATTGTCGGCAACATGAACAAGCGCTGCTGGATAGCTATTTTCTCCATCTGTCGGTGTGCCTGCCGACCAGTGCAAGCGCGGTGGAGGCCGAGTGGCGCTCTTTGTTTGCTATCGCATGGGCAGACTTTCACCGCTTCCTGATGGGCTGGATGCCCGAGCACGACAAGATCAATCCGTATACGGAAACTCTGGTTGGGCAGGCTCTGGCTCTGAGCTCATCGTCAAGCAATGATTGA
- a CDS encoding TRAP transporter substrate-binding protein, translating into MNFTTNQTVKKVAGALPVLALTAAALVAGTAQAADMRAWNIHPAGYPNSDAIDQFAAEVEEKTDGEITVKAYHGGVLGSQPDAIEQIRLGAIDFGQFSLGPMGQSIPETNVVSLPFIFKSIPQMYELMDGEVGEAIGAGMEKKGIVPLGWYDAGARSFYNSQKPINTPADVEGLKIRVMNNDLFVGMVESMGGNATPMAFAEVYQSLKTGVVDGAENNPPSYESVNHFEVAQFYSLTEHLIIPECLCMSKVSWDKLSEEQQAILKTAGKHSAETQRELWKARETSSLENVQAAGVVVNTIADKGPFQEAMEPVYEQFLEANPDLVELVDMMRSAD; encoded by the coding sequence ATGAATTTTACAACGAACCAGACGGTCAAGAAAGTGGCCGGTGCGCTGCCAGTCCTGGCGCTGACAGCCGCAGCTCTTGTTGCCGGAACGGCACAAGCTGCTGACATGCGCGCCTGGAACATCCATCCAGCGGGCTACCCGAACTCAGATGCGATCGATCAGTTCGCCGCTGAAGTCGAAGAAAAAACAGATGGTGAGATCACTGTAAAGGCCTATCACGGTGGTGTACTTGGCTCACAGCCAGATGCGATTGAACAGATCCGCCTGGGCGCGATCGATTTTGGCCAGTTCAGCCTCGGGCCTATGGGTCAGTCAATTCCAGAAACCAACGTGGTATCACTTCCGTTTATCTTCAAAAGCATTCCGCAGATGTATGAGCTGATGGATGGTGAAGTCGGAGAAGCCATTGGTGCCGGTATGGAGAAGAAGGGTATTGTTCCATTGGGTTGGTACGATGCGGGCGCTCGTTCGTTCTACAACTCTCAAAAGCCGATCAATACACCAGCCGATGTTGAAGGTCTGAAAATTCGGGTCATGAACAATGATCTGTTCGTGGGCATGGTTGAATCAATGGGCGGAAACGCAACACCAATGGCGTTTGCTGAGGTTTACCAATCTCTGAAAACTGGCGTTGTAGATGGTGCTGAGAACAATCCTCCTTCGTATGAGTCAGTCAACCACTTTGAAGTTGCTCAGTTCTATTCACTGACAGAGCACCTGATCATTCCTGAGTGCCTGTGCATGAGTAAGGTTTCCTGGGACAAGCTCTCCGAAGAGCAACAGGCAATCCTGAAGACTGCTGGCAAGCACAGCGCTGAAACACAGCGTGAGCTGTGGAAAGCACGTGAGACTTCAAGTCTGGAAAATGTACAGGCAGCTGGTGTTGTCGTTAATACGATTGCTGACAAGGGACCGTTCCAGGAAGCCATGGAACCTGTCTACGAGCAATTTCTGGAAGCGAACCCAGACTTGGTTGAGCTGGTTGACATGATGCGTTCAGCCGACTAA